The genomic stretch CCCTCCTTGAGCAGCAGGTAAACGCCGTAGATAGCTCTAGCAACCACGACGATGCCGAGCAGCCCGGCCGCGGTGAGCAGGCTGACGACGGCGGCGTGCCAGCCCGGAGGCAGGTGCCCGACCCACCCCAGGTACTGACCCACGTCGAGCCCTCGACGGACCGATAGCGCCGCGCCGTCCAGCGCGTCCAGCGCCGCCTGAAGGATTGTCGTCACCGGGCCAAAGATGGCGTCGACGATGCTATGCACGGCGGCCCACCACCCTCACCGTGAGGACGGCCGCCGACAGCCAGACGCCCGCGGCGAGCACCCAGCCTACCGTGTCCAGACCCGGGATGGCCCGGGTCGCCTGGTCGAACGCCGATCCGAAGGGTCCCAGGCCGTACGCCGAGGCGTCGGGCGAAACACCGAAAAAGCTGCTGACGGTAGCCAGGATGCCCTGACCTATCCCCAGGATGAGGCGGAAGAAGGCCCCCACCACCTGGACGAGCAGCCAGAGGGTCTGCCCCAGGCGCTCGAACAGGTAGATGATCCCCGTGGTCAACTCGACCAAGGCGCCGAAGGTGGCGTTGAAGAGGTTTACCAGGGTATCCCGCAGGCTCCCGAACAGCTGAGCGAGCCAGCCGCCAACCTGGCCGAACAGGCGGCCGAGCCAGTCCATGAGGTTGCCGAACGCCTGTTGGAACCATTGCCACACGGCCGTTCACCCCCTCACCATGGCCGCTCGTCCGAACGGCGCGCCACGCCCAGCAGCGCCCGCACGGCCGTGAAGGCCAGGTTGGCCGCCAACACCGCCGCGAAGAGCGGCGCGATGATGCCGAGGACCGCCTGCGCATAGCTCATCGCCCCCGCATCCCCTCTCGAACGGCCCGTTCGCCCGTCGTGATGACGGCAATCACGAGGGCCAGGGCCAGGACCAGGCCGAGGATGGGCAGCAAGCCGGGCACGGTCCAATTGATGGCCTTCACCGGCGCCAGCGGGTCGGCAGGCTCAGCCCCGGCGGCCCATACCGTCACCGTGCAGTCGGCGGTGTAGCTCTGGCCGGAGGAGTCCCAGGCTGCCACCGTCACGACGTGCTTCTCACCCGTGTTCCAGCCCGCCGAGTCGTAGGTGTAGGAGCTCACGTTCGGGTCCAGCGTCACACCGAGGTCCTGGCCGTCCGCCAACACGGTGTAGTGATCGGGCGTCCAGCCGTTCGAGCCGGCTCCGTGCCAGCTGGCGGCAAAGCCGGTGCCCGCCGGCAGGCAGCTGAGCCCGTTGGGCGGGCCCGGAACGGGAGCCGGCGGGGGCACCGTCACCTGCACCGTGTTGGAGTCGGTCGAGCCCGCCGCGTTGGAGCAGCGCACGAAGTAGGAATGCTGCTGGCCCGAGCGGACGCTGGTATCCACATAGCTCGTGTTCTGGCCGACATGGGCGTAAAGAGAGCCGTCGCGGAACACGTCGCAGGAGTCGCCCGTGGGCTCCTGCTCCGTCCAGTCCAGCTCGACATGCTGGTAGTCCACGGAGCCCAGCGTCAGTGTGATGGGGCCCGGTAGGGGCATGGACGCCGTGGTGAAGGTGGCGGTCGCCTGGGCGCCGAAAACGCCGTTCTGACCTTCCGCCGCCACCGCTAGGGTGTACTGAGTTCCCGGCTTGAGGCCCGTAAGATGGTAGGATGTGGACGCCGTATCCGCAAGGAAGATTCCGTTAAGCCAAAGCCTGTAACCCAGGATGCCCGCGTTGCCCACGGCCGCCCAACTGGCATCGGCCGTACTCTGGCCGATGTTGGTGACCTGGAGCCACGCCGGCGCATCCGGCGGAGGAGGCGCCTGCGGCGTAGTGAACGTGGCAGTGCCCTCGGGGCCCGCGCCGGCCGCGTCCACGGCCCGCACGTGCACCGTGTAGGTGGTCCCGCCGGCCAGGTTCGCCCAGCTGTAGCTCGTGCTCGTGCCAACGCCTGTCCACGTCACCCCGTCGAGGCTGAGCTGGTAGGCCGTGGCGCCGGCGACGGTGGACCAGCTGGCGGTTGCGGAGTGAGGGCTCGTCGCGGCCGCCGTCACGTTCGGCGCCGCCGGTAACGTCCAGAATGACGCGGAGACCGGGGAACTCGTGTGGCCTGAGGAGTCCACCGCCACCACCTGCAGCATGTGCCACGTACCCGGCTGCAGCCCCGTGATATCCCAGGACGTGCTGCTCGTCGAACCGATCTGCTGGCCGTCCAGAGTTACCCGATAACTCGACGCACCGGAGGATGGGTTCCAGGATGCATGTGCGGAGGACGTTGTGATGGCCGATACGGAGAGTCCCCCAGGGGGTGGCACTACGGACCCGGCGCCGAGCGGGTCGGGCCCTGGGTCCTGGGCGAAGGCCAATGCCTCCGCGACGTTCACCCAGTTCCCGTCCGTGCGGCTGTAGGTGATCTTCACCCCGTAGTAGGAGACCAGTTGGCCGAGGTCGATTCTCAAGATGGCGTAGTACTTCCAGCCAGAGGCGTCCAGGACGTTGCTCGTCTTACCGGAGACGGTACCCAGGAAAGTGGCGTTGCCGTTGGCGTCCAGGCCGTACCAGCTAACGGTGTACGGGCTATTAGTGTTCGTGCCGATCACGTAGGTAACCAGGAACTGGAACTGGACTGGATTCGGCAGCTTGTATTGGACCGTGGCTTG from Bacillota bacterium encodes the following:
- a CDS encoding glycosyltransferase; this translates as MSLWSWVGLVLLGVWAWQWFLSSVGLVPWAARPPRPRLGEWPIRDWPLLAVLIPAHNEERAIGRTVRSILQQDYPGRWGLFVVADRCTDRTVHRACRAGAGVLVRREGPPGKGAALEWAIDQLGPAWQAVAVVDVGSELEPGALEAMGRALADGAEAVQLQVRASNAGASWVAAEYAVMRRLWGSFLRGRALLGLPILLMGTGWAVRRAALERVPFRELRTVTEDMEYAVRLARAGVQVRLLPEAVQDEQPVRLADAARQLVRWQRGALQTLFAEGPGLLLRPGRWELLLQLLQPLLLVIGWAAAAASAARVGPVVAIIGPAAMLSLQAAWVLAATGAGWEEWSRLVAWPAYQLLWAGCGAVAAISWRSRSWRPTPHGVLAAIMAIIVGLGSLGLVGPERSVSAAWADGDVFYGGTASVLSGGTYSGSPVSCMFDDLYKGTGCYYSATTSQATVQYKLPNPVQFQFLVTYVIGTNTNSPYTVSWYGLDANGNATFLGTVSGKTSNVLDASGWKYYAILRIDLGQLVSYYGVKITYSRTDGNWVNVAEALAFAQDPGPDPLGAGSVVPPPGGLSVSAITTSSAHASWNPSSGASSYRVTLDGQQIGSTSSTSWDITGLQPGTWHMLQVVAVDSSGHTSSPVSASFWTLPAAPNVTAAATSPHSATASWSTVAGATAYQLSLDGVTWTGVGTSTSYSWANLAGGTTYTVHVRAVDAAGAGPEGTATFTTPQAPPPPDAPAWLQVTNIGQSTADASWAAVGNAGILGYRLWLNGIFLADTASTSYHLTGLKPGTQYTLAVAAEGQNGVFGAQATATFTTASMPLPGPITLTLGSVDYQHVELDWTEQEPTGDSCDVFRDGSLYAHVGQNTSYVDTSVRSGQQHSYFVRCSNAAGSTDSNTVQVTVPPPAPVPGPPNGLSCLPAGTGFAASWHGAGSNGWTPDHYTVLADGQDLGVTLDPNVSSYTYDSAGWNTGEKHVVTVAAWDSSGQSYTADCTVTVWAAGAEPADPLAPVKAINWTVPGLLPILGLVLALALVIAVITTGERAVREGMRGR